The genomic region GCGGTGCAGCAGATCCGCAACTACGCCGGGGACCGGACGCAGGTGCTGGCCGACGTGGACGCCGTCGAGCGCGCCGCCGGCATGTGGCGCGGGGTGTACGCCGAACCGACGATCGCCGCAGTCACACCGGGCCGGGTCATCGCGCTGCCACCGGAGACGGTCCGGCGCGGGGAGGCGGCGTTCGACAACCTGCGCAGGCTCTTCGACGAGCAACTCGAGCATCTGCGGCAGGCCCGGGCCAGTACCGACGAGAACCTCGCGCAGACCAAGCAGTGGCGCGACACCGTGCTGATCGGCGTCATCGTGGCGTTCCTCGTCGCGGCGATCCTGCTGGCGCTGGTGGTCCGGGTTGCTGTCACCCGGCCGCTCGAGGCGCTCGCCGCGTCGTGCCGTCGCATCACCGAGGGCAGCTTCGACGAGAAGATCGTGCCGCGGGGGCCGCGGGACATCCGTAGCATCGCCTCCGACGTCGAGGACATGCGGCAGCGCATCGTCGACGAACTCGACTCCTCGCACGAAGCACGCACCCGGCTGGCCGACCAGGCCCTGGAACTGCAGCGCTCCAACGCCGAACTCGAGCAGTTCGCCTACGTCGCCTCGCACGACCTGCAGGAGCCGCTGCGCAAGGTCGCCTCCTTCTGCCAATTGCTCGAGAAGCGCTACGGCGACAAACTCGACGACCGCGGCAAGGAGTACATCGGCTTCGCCGTCGACGGCGCCAAGCGAATGCAGATCCTGATCAACGACCTGTTGACTTTCTCGCGGGTGGGCAGGATCAACTCGACCGAGACCGAGGTCGACCTGGGTGGCGCGCTCGACGCCGGGGTCGAGAACCTGTCCACCTCCATCGAGGAGGCCGGCGCCGAGATCGTGCGGCGGGGCCAACCGCTGCCGTACGTGAAGGGTGACCCGACGCTGCTGACCATGCTGTGGCAGAACCTCATCGGCAATGCGATCAAGTTCCGGCGTCCCGACGTCGCGCCGTGCGTGGTGATCGACTGCGCCGCGGGCACCGAGTCGCGCGACGGGTCGTGGATGTTCACGGTGACCGACAACGGCATCGGCATCCCAGACGAGTTCGCCGAGAAGGTTTTCGTGATCTTCCAGCGCCTGCACGGGCGCGACGGCTACAGCGGCACCGGCATCGGTCTGGCGTTGTGCCGCAAGATCGTCGAATATCACGGTGGCAGCATCTGGATCGACACCGCCTACACCGACGGCACCCGGTTTCAGTTCACCATCCCCACCGCTGTGGACGAGCGTGTCGCAGCCGACTTGGAAGGAAGCACCGCATGACCAGCGAGGCGAGGGCGATCGACGTACTGCTCATCGAGGACGATCCCGGTGACGAGCTGATCACGCGAGAAGCGTTCGAGCACAACAAGATCAAGAACAACCTCCACGTCGCCCACGACGGCGAGGAGGGGCTGGACTTCCTCTACCGCCGCGGCAAGTACTCCGACGCGCCGAGGCCCGATCTGATCCTGCTCGACCTGAACCTGCCCAAGTACGACGGCAGGCAGTTGTTGGAGCAGATAAAGTCCGACGCCGACCTCAGCCTGATCCCGGTGGTGGTGCTCACGACGTCCTCGGCAGAGGAAGACATTCTGCGCAGCTACAAGCTGCATGCCAACGCCTACGTCACCAAGCCGGTGGACCTCGACCAGTTCATGAACGCGGTGCGCCAGATCGACGAGTTCTTCGTTCAGGTGGTGCGGCTGCCGCACTCCTGAGCCGTGCCGGCGGTGTGGAAGGTGATCCGCACGGTGGTGCCCGACGCGCTTCGCATCAGCTCGACGAGGTCACTGGTGGCCTCCATGATGGGCAGCCCGCGGCCGCGTGTGGTCGGTTCGCTGCTGGGCGGGCGCCATGAGCCGTGATCGCTGATGCAGACGACGATGGTGCCGCCCTCGACCGACGCCTCGATTTCGATGGTGCCGGCATCTTCATTGCGGTAGGCATGCTCGACGCTGTTGGTACACGCTTCGTTGACCGCGAGCACGATGTCGGCGACGACAGCATCGGGGGTGCCGAGCGGCTCGATCCATTGGAGCAGACGATGCCGGATCTGTGCCAACCGTTCGGCGGTCGCCGAGATCTCGAAGCACAAGGGGTCCACTATTCGCGGACGCGCATCCAACCCCACGGTGGTGGTTGTACCCCTTACGGGCCCATAACCCACGTAGGCCACGCGTGCGCCGCCCGTTTCACAGCGGCATCGAGGCGCAGATCACAGTGTGGAAGGGGAGGCCTCGCGGGCAACGGTCCGCGGCGCGCGGGTGTCGATGCGGCGCCTCAGCCGTAGAACATCACGTGGAAGTCCTGCGTCCAAGCGCCGTCGATGCAGCTGAGCGGGAAGCCGTCGGGAGTCTGCGCGACGCCGCTGGCGTCACCGCAGGGCAGCCGCTGGGTGCGGATCCCGACCAGTGGCGGCGATGCGATCCATACGTTGCGCGAGTTGCAGGCCAGGGTGTTGCCCGCGGCGTCGATGCCGAAGTTGTAGCGGGTGTTCGCTCTGCAGAATGCCCCTTCGACGGCGGTGCGGTCGACGTACTCGATGCAGTCCGCGCCGTCGCAGTACCCGGGGGACGCCGGTGCATTCGCGGCGGTGAACAAGGGCGCGGCGACGAACCCGCACGCGAGCGCAACTGCAGCCGTGAGCTTCATGCGCTTAGCCTATGTGCCGGACAATCGTGGCGGACAGGGAATAGGCTCATCTGTCATGAAGCGCGTCATCGGAGCCGTCGCAACCGCTCTCGCAACGGTCGGCACCGCGCTCGCCGTCGCCCCGGCGGCCAGCTCCGACACCGTCGCCTACCTGGTGAACGTGCATGTGCGACCGGGATACAACTTCCCCAACGCCGAGGCCGCAATCGGCTACGGCAACTCCATCTGCGACCGCGTCGCCGCGAAGATGGGCTACGCCGAACTCGTCGAACAGGTCAAGGCCGACTTCCGGACGCGGGACTACTACCAGGGCGCCTACCTGATCAACCAGGCGGTCAACGAACTCTGCCCGGCACAGATCTGGCAGCTCAGACAGTCGGCGGCCGGTTACACCCTCCCGTAGCGACTCGGGCCGCAACGACGACGGCGGCGCCCCCGCCGGGACGCCGCCGCCTGTCGAATCGATGACCTGCTAGGGGCAGCTGACCTCGATCTCGAACGGTTTGGTGATCGGCTGCAACGGGTTCGCCATGTCGATGCCCGTCGCTTTGCCGGTGATCGTGTAGGTGTTGCCGTCCTTCTCGACGTTGGCTTCACCCTGACCCGTGCCGCTGGTGTAGCCGAGGGTCACGCCGTTGACATTGCCGAGCCCGACGGACTGCACGGTGGGCGAATCACCGGAGCTGATCACGGCGCCGATGCCGGTGGTGGCGTCGCCGATCGCGATGTTGGTGTTGCCGCCCATGCTGCTGCACACGACGGTGCCCTGGACTTGCTGGTCCTGTCCGTCGATCGTGACGGTGGTCTTGCCCTCCGCGGCGGCGGCCGTCGATGTTTCACCCGAGGTGGACGACTTGTCCTCCGACGAACAGCCGGCCAGACCGGCGATCACGAGCGCCGCGCCGCCGATGGCGACCACGAGTCCATGCTTCACCACTGTTCTCCTTCATGTTTGCGTGACCCGTCAAGATCGGATCATCTAGAGCAGTATGGTGCGCCGCATCCCGCTGAGCACTGAATTGGCAGAAATACGGCGCCGATACCCCGGCTGAGCCGGCTAGCAGGACACCTTGATGGCGAAGGTGGCCGGTGCGCGAAAGCTCGGCGCGTCGGTGTCGTATCCGTAGGCGGTGCCGGAGATGTCGTAGGTGAGCCCGGTCATCGTCACGTCCGCCTCGCCTTGTATGCCCACGTTGTAGCTGCCGGTGAAACCGCCGAGATCCCTGATGCGGACGAACTGGGTGCTCAGGTCGGTCTCGTTGGACACCATCGCCGTGAGGCTCGAGCCGTTTTCGTCGGTGGTGATCGTGCTCAACGGTCCGGTGGTGTCGCAGGTCACGGACTCGATGACGCCGGCGTCGCGGCCGTTGACCGTCACCTCCGCCGTGCCTGCCGCGAGTTCACCCGCGGGCGGGCGATACTCCGGAGGGTCCGACGAGCACCCAACGAGCACCAGCGCCGCCGCAGCGGCGGCCATCCACCGAATCCTCACAGTGCAGAATCTACGGCGTGGCCGACTCGAAATCCGCGTCTGTGAAGAATGAGGCGGCCCCGTACTTCAGTGTCGCCGCGCAACTGCCGGACCGGCTCGGGCGCACGGGTGTGATCCGCACCCCGCACGGAGAGATCCACACCCCGGCGTTCATCCCGGTCGGGACGCAGGCCAGCGTCAAGGCCGTCCTGCCGGAGGCGATGAAACAGCTTGGCGCACAGGCACTGCTGGCCAACGCCTACCATCTCTACCTCCAGCCCGGTCCCGACATCGTTGAGGAGGCCGGTGGCCTCGGCGCGTTCATGAACTGGTCAGGACCCACGTTCACCGACAGCGGCGGGTTCCAGGTGCTGTCCCTGGGGGCCGGCTTCCGCAAGGTGCTGGCGATGGACACCGACCGCGTCCAGGCCGACGACATCATCGCCGAAGGCAAGGAACGGCTCGCCGACGTCGACGACGACGGCGTGACCTTCCGCTCTCACCTCGACGGCTCGACTCACCGGTTCACCCCGGAGGTGTCGATCGGCATCCAGCATCAGCTGGGCGCCGACATCATCTTCGCGTTCGACGAGCTGACCACGTTGGTCAACACCCGCGGCTATCAGGAGCGGTCGGTGCAGCGCACGCACGAGTGGGCGGTGCGGTGCGTGGTCGAACACGCCAGGCTGCAGGCGGCACGGCCGGACAAACCGAGGCAGGCGCTGTTCGGCGTGGTGCAGGGTGCGCAGTACGAGGACCTGCGCAGGCAGGCCACCCGCGGGCTGGTGTCGATCGGCGACTTCGACGGCTACGGCATCGGCGGGGCGCTGGAGAAGCAGAACCTGGCAACGATCGTCGGGTGGGTGTGCAGCGAGCTGCCCGCCGACAAGCCGCGGCATCTGTTGGGCATCAGCGAACCCGACGATCTGTTCGCCGCCGTCGCCGCGGGCGCAGACACCTTCGACTGCGTGTCACCGTCGCGGGTGGCGCGCAACGCGGCGGTGTATTCGCACGAGGGCCGGTTCAACGTAACCAACGCGCGGTTCCGGCGGGACTTCACCCCGATCGACGAGGGCTGCGACTGCTACACCTGCGCGCACTACACCCGCGCCTATCTGCACCATCTGTTCAAGGCCAAGGAGATCCTCTCGGCCACGCTGTGCACCATCCACAACGAGCGGTTCGTGGTCCGGCTGGTGGATCGGATGCGGGCGGCGATCGAGGCCGGCGACTTCGACGAGCTGCGGGACGACACGCTCGGCCGGTTCTATTCGACGCGGGCACGATGAACAGATGACGACAAGCACCGACTCCCAGGCGCTGCTGCTTCGGCTCCTCGACCCCTCGAACCGGTCGGATCCGTATCCGATCTACGAAGAGATCCGCGCGCACGGTCCGCTGCGGCTGCCGGACATGAGCCTGGTGGTGTTCTCCTCGTTCGCCGACTGCGACGAGGTCCTGCGTCATCCGGCGTCGGCCAGCGACCGCTCGAAATCCACCGTCGCCCGGCGCCAGCTCCAGAGCGGCGACGAGCGGACGGAGCCGCCGAGCTTCCTGTTCCTCGACCCGCCCGATCACACCCGTCTGCGCAGGCTGGTCAGCAAGGCGTTCGCACCGAAGGTCGTCAACGCGCTGCAGCCCGACATCACCGCGCTGGTCGATTCGCTACTGGCCGGTGCCGGATCGCACTTCGACGTCGTCGACGAGCTGGCCTACCCGCTGCCGGTCGCGGTGATCTGCCGCCTGCTCGGAGTGCCGATCGAGGACGAGCCGCAGTTCCGGCGGGCCTCGTCGATCCTGGCGCAGGCACTCGATCCGGTCTTCAGCTTCACCGGGGAGACGCCGGAGAGCTTCTCGGAGATGATGGACGCCGGGATGTGGCTGCGCGGCTACCTGCGTGAGCTGATCGAGCGGCGCCGCTCCGAACCGGCCGACGACCTCATCTCGGGGCTGATCGAGGTGGAGGAGTCCGGCGACCAGCTGAGCGCAGCCGAGATCGTGTCCACCTGCAACCTGCTGCTCATCGCCGGTCACGAGACGACGGTCAACCTCATCGCCAACGCTGCCCTGGCGATGCTGCGGCGCCCCGATCAGTGGGCGGCATTGGCCGACGACCCGCACCGGGTGCCGGCAGTTGTGGAGGAGACGCTGCGGTTCGACCCGCCCGTCCAGCTCGTCGGCCGCATCGCGGCCGCCGACATGACGATCGGGCAGACCCCGGTGGCCGAGGGTGACGTGATGATGCTGCTGCTCGCCGCCGCGCATCGCGACCCGACGGCATTCGATCGGCCCGCCGAATTCGATCCCGACCGAGGCTCGATCCGCCATCTCGGGTTCGGCAAGGGGCCGCACTTCTGCCTCGGGGCCCCGCTGGCCCGACTGGAGGCCGCGATCGCACTGTCCGCCCTGACGGCCCGGTTCCCCGACGCCCGCATGGTCGGTGAACCGGAATACAAAGCCAACCTGACCCTGCGCGGCATGTCTTCGCTTTCCATAGCTCTTGGGTGAATTCAGCACGCGAATCGTCGCTGAGAGGCCATAAGGGCTATCGAAACCACACTAGGGTTCCAGCCATGCGAATCCTTCTGATCGGCGCGGGCGGAGTCGGAGCGGCGTTCTGCTCCATCGCCGCGCGCCGCGACTTCTTCGACGCCGTGGTGGTCGCCGACTACGACGAAGCGCGGGCGCGGCGGGCCGCGGAGGCCGTCGGCGACGACCGGTTCACCGCGGCGCATGTCGACGCGGCGTCGGCCGACACGGTCGCCGACCTGATCCGCCGCCACCACATCACCCATGTGATGAACGCCGTCGACCCGCGGTTCGTGATGCCGATCTTCACCGGCGCACTGGCAGGCGGCGCGGACTACCTCGACATGGCGATGAGCCTCTCGCAGCGGCACCCCGAACAGCCCTACGCGCTCACCGGGGTGAAACTGGGCGACGAACAGTTCGCGCTCGACGAGCAGTGGCGTGCGGCCGGGCGGCTGGCACTGGTGGGCATCGGCGTGGAGCCGGGGCTGTCCGACGTGTTCGCGCGCTACGCCGCCGACCATCTGTTCTCCGACATCGACGAGTTGGGCACCCGCGACGGATCCAACCTCACCGTCGACGGTTACGACTTCGCGCCGTCGTTCTCGATCTGGACCACCATCGAGGAGTGCCTCAACCCGCCGGTCGTGTGGGAGGCCGACCGCGGCTGGTTCACCACCGAACCGTTCAGCCATCCCGAGGTGTTCGACTTCCCCGACGGCATCGGCCCGGTCGAGTGCGTCAACGTCGAGCACGAGGAAGTGCTGCTGATGCCCCGTTGGGTCAAGTGCAGGCGCGCGACGTTCAAGTACGGGCTCGGCGAGGAGTTCATCGACGTGCTCAAGACTCTGCACAAGCTGGGCCTCGACCGCACCGAGAGGGTGACCGTCGGACCGGTCGAGGTCAGCCCTCGCGACGTGGTGGCCGCGTGCCTGCCCGACCCGGCGACGCTGGGGCCGCAGATGCGCGGCAAGACGTGCGCGGGCCTGTGGGTGACCGGCACCGGCACGGACGGCGATCCGCGCTCGACGTACCTGTATCACGTCGTCGACAACGAGTGGTCGATGGCCGAATACGGACACCAGTGCGTGGTATGGCAGACCGCGATCAATCCCGTTGTGGCGCTGGAACTCCTGGCCGACGGCAGCTGGAGCGGCAGCGGCGTGCTCGGCCCCGAGGCCTTCGATGCGGTGCCCTTCCTCGAACTGTTGACGGCCTACGGCTCATCCTGGGGGATGCGGGACAGCTAGCGCTCGCGGAAGATGAGCGCCATGCCCGAGGAACTGACCACCGAGCAGGCCGCCGATCGCCTGCGGCCCGCCGACAGCCTGGGCATCCCGCTCGGCCCCGGCCAGCCGCCTGCGTTCCTGCGCGCGCTCGGCGAGCGCACCGACTGGACCGACCTGCGTGTCTACGGCGCACTGCTGGCCGTGGGTACGGAGTTGTTCGCCCGGCCGGGCGTGCACTATCTGTCCGGTTTCTTCGGCCCGCTGGAACGGGCGCTTCGCGACAGCGGCGCCAACATCGAGTTCGTGCCGGCCGATTTCCGCCGCTTCGGGCCGCTGCTCGAGCGGCAGGCGCCGCGGGTACTGACAACGGTCGCGACCCCGCCCGACCGCGACGGCTGGTGCTCGCTGTCGCTGCACGCGGGCGGCACGGTCGAGGAGCTGCGCCGGGCGGGCGCGGACGCCGAACGCCTGCTCGTCGTCGAGGTGTCCGACGCCTTTCCGCGGACATTCGGGCTCGGCGCACGCCATCGGCACGCGCTGCACGTCGACGAGATCGACATCCTGGTGCGATCCACCGACGCCCCGCTGGCCCTGCCCGAGGGCCCGCCCACCGACGTCGACAAGCAGATCGCGCGGCACGCCGTCGGCTTCATCGGATCGGGCGCGACGCTGCAGACGGGCATCGGGTCGATTCCCAGCCAGATCGCCGCGATGTTGGCCGAGGGTGACGGCGGCGGTTACGGCCTGCACAGCGAGATGTTCACCGACGGATGCATGCGACTGCACCAGTCGGGCAAGGTCACCAACACCAGCAAGGGCCAGTACGACGGCATCAGCGTGACGACGTTCGCGCTGGGCTCGACCGAGCTGTACGCGTGGCTGGACGGCAACGACGACGTTGCATTCCTGCCCGTCGAGATCGTCAACGCGCCGGACGTCATCGGCGCCAACCACGACATGATCTCGATCAACGGCGCGCTCGCGGTCGACATCCAGGGTCAGGTGGTGGCCGACACGATCGACGGCGAACAATTCAGCGGGATCGGCGGCGCCGAGGACTTCGTGGCCGGTGCCGGACTCGACCTGTTGGACCGTTCGCTGATCTGCCTGCCGTCGACCTTCGAGAAGGACGGGGTGCTGCGGTCGCGGATCGTGCCCTGGTTCGGACCGGGCGCAGTGATCACCACGCCGCGGCACCACGTCGACGTGATCGTCACCGAGTACGGTGCGGCCGAACTGGAGGGCAAGACCGTCCAGCAGCGCGGCGAGGCGCTGGCCGCGATCGCGCATCCGCAGTTTCGCGACGACCTTGTCGCCGCGGCTGCGCGGGCCGCCAAGGGACGCTCACCGGTGGTGTAGCGGGGGTCTCAGGGGCGGTAGATCCACGGGTGCCGGGGCAGGCGCGAGGGGTCGAACTCCGCCAGCATCTCGTCGACGGTCGAGGCTCGCCAGCCCAGCGACGAGCTGATCTGGCGCACCGCCCGGGTCACGCCGATCTCGGCGAGCGTCACCGCGCCGTCGCGTTTGGCCAGCCGCGCACCGTCGGCGTTGAGCACCAGCGCGACGTGCGCGTACATCGGTTCGGCGTACCCCATCAGCCGCGCCAGGTAGGCCTGGCGCGGCGACGACGGCAACAGATCGTCGCCGCGCACCACCTGGTCGACGGCTTGGGCGGCGTCGTCGACGACGACGGCCAGGTTGTAGGCCGGCACGCCGTCGCCGCGGCGCACCACGAAATCGTCGACGATGCCGGTGTGGTCACCGTGCAGCACGTCGTGAACGGTGTAGGTGATCGCATCGGTGCGCAGCCGCAGCGCGGGCGGGCGGCCCGTCTCGGTCCGGCGCTCGGCCCGCTGGTCATCGCTCAACGAGCGGCAGGTGCCCGGGTAAGCTCCCTGCGGCGCGTGCGGGGCGCGGGGCGCCTGCGCGATATCCCTTCTGCTGCAATAACATTCGTACAGCAACCCGCGGTGGGCCAGCCCCGCGATGGCAGCGTCGTAGCGCTGCGGGTGCGAGGTCTGCCACTCGGGCTCCGAGTCCCAGGTCAATCCGATAGCGGCCAG from Mycobacterium sp. IDR2000157661 harbors:
- the tgt gene encoding tRNA guanosine(34) transglycosylase Tgt; translated protein: MADSKSASVKNEAAPYFSVAAQLPDRLGRTGVIRTPHGEIHTPAFIPVGTQASVKAVLPEAMKQLGAQALLANAYHLYLQPGPDIVEEAGGLGAFMNWSGPTFTDSGGFQVLSLGAGFRKVLAMDTDRVQADDIIAEGKERLADVDDDGVTFRSHLDGSTHRFTPEVSIGIQHQLGADIIFAFDELTTLVNTRGYQERSVQRTHEWAVRCVVEHARLQAARPDKPRQALFGVVQGAQYEDLRRQATRGLVSIGDFDGYGIGGALEKQNLATIVGWVCSELPADKPRHLLGISEPDDLFAAVAAGADTFDCVSPSRVARNAAVYSHEGRFNVTNARFRRDFTPIDEGCDCYTCAHYTRAYLHHLFKAKEILSATLCTIHNERFVVRLVDRMRAAIEAGDFDELRDDTLGRFYSTRAR
- a CDS encoding saccharopine dehydrogenase family protein — protein: MRILLIGAGGVGAAFCSIAARRDFFDAVVVADYDEARARRAAEAVGDDRFTAAHVDAASADTVADLIRRHHITHVMNAVDPRFVMPIFTGALAGGADYLDMAMSLSQRHPEQPYALTGVKLGDEQFALDEQWRAAGRLALVGIGVEPGLSDVFARYAADHLFSDIDELGTRDGSNLTVDGYDFAPSFSIWTTIEECLNPPVVWEADRGWFTTEPFSHPEVFDFPDGIGPVECVNVEHEEVLLMPRWVKCRRATFKYGLGEEFIDVLKTLHKLGLDRTERVTVGPVEVSPRDVVAACLPDPATLGPQMRGKTCAGLWVTGTGTDGDPRSTYLYHVVDNEWSMAEYGHQCVVWQTAINPVVALELLADGSWSGSGVLGPEAFDAVPFLELLTAYGSSWGMRDS
- a CDS encoding lipoprotein LpqH, with product MRIRWMAAAAAALVLVGCSSDPPEYRPPAGELAAGTAEVTVNGRDAGVIESVTCDTTGPLSTITTDENGSSLTAMVSNETDLSTQFVRIRDLGGFTGSYNVGIQGEADVTMTGLTYDISGTAYGYDTDAPSFRAPATFAIKVSC
- a CDS encoding sensor histidine kinase; amino-acid sequence: MRSRFTVQGWQNLVLAAMGVVVLAGAIAGAVLLNRTDEAATEITNEIGPMRIGAYQLQAALRDQETAVRGYAMSADPRFLEPYYAGQRAQDAAVQQIRNYAGDRTQVLADVDAVERAAGMWRGVYAEPTIAAVTPGRVIALPPETVRRGEAAFDNLRRLFDEQLEHLRQARASTDENLAQTKQWRDTVLIGVIVAFLVAAILLALVVRVAVTRPLEALAASCRRITEGSFDEKIVPRGPRDIRSIASDVEDMRQRIVDELDSSHEARTRLADQALELQRSNAELEQFAYVASHDLQEPLRKVASFCQLLEKRYGDKLDDRGKEYIGFAVDGAKRMQILINDLLTFSRVGRINSTETEVDLGGALDAGVENLSTSIEEAGAEIVRRGQPLPYVKGDPTLLTMLWQNLIGNAIKFRRPDVAPCVVIDCAAGTESRDGSWMFTVTDNGIGIPDEFAEKVFVIFQRLHGRDGYSGTGIGLALCRKIVEYHGGSIWIDTAYTDGTRFQFTIPTAVDERVAADLEGSTA
- a CDS encoding response regulator; amino-acid sequence: MTSEARAIDVLLIEDDPGDELITREAFEHNKIKNNLHVAHDGEEGLDFLYRRGKYSDAPRPDLILLDLNLPKYDGRQLLEQIKSDADLSLIPVVVLTTSSAEEDILRSYKLHANAYVTKPVDLDQFMNAVRQIDEFFVQVVRLPHS
- a CDS encoding lipoprotein LpqH; amino-acid sequence: MKHGLVVAIGGAALVIAGLAGCSSEDKSSTSGETSTAAAAEGKTTVTIDGQDQQVQGTVVCSSMGGNTNIAIGDATTGIGAVISSGDSPTVQSVGLGNVNGVTLGYTSGTGQGEANVEKDGNTYTITGKATGIDMANPLQPITKPFEIEVSCP
- the gluQRS gene encoding tRNA glutamyl-Q(34) synthetase GluQRS — its product is MSAGRFAPSPSADLHIGNLRTAVLAWLFARSTGRRFLIRVDDLDDRTNADIGRRQLDDLAAIGLTWDSEPEWQTSHPQRYDAAIAGLAHRGLLYECYCSRRDIAQAPRAPHAPQGAYPGTCRSLSDDQRAERRTETGRPPALRLRTDAITYTVHDVLHGDHTGIVDDFVVRRGDGVPAYNLAVVVDDAAQAVDQVVRGDDLLPSSPRQAYLARLMGYAEPMYAHVALVLNADGARLAKRDGAVTLAEIGVTRAVRQISSSLGWRASTVDEMLAEFDPSRLPRHPWIYRP
- a CDS encoding acetyl-CoA hydrolase/transferase family protein, which gives rise to MPEELTTEQAADRLRPADSLGIPLGPGQPPAFLRALGERTDWTDLRVYGALLAVGTELFARPGVHYLSGFFGPLERALRDSGANIEFVPADFRRFGPLLERQAPRVLTTVATPPDRDGWCSLSLHAGGTVEELRRAGADAERLLVVEVSDAFPRTFGLGARHRHALHVDEIDILVRSTDAPLALPEGPPTDVDKQIARHAVGFIGSGATLQTGIGSIPSQIAAMLAEGDGGGYGLHSEMFTDGCMRLHQSGKVTNTSKGQYDGISVTTFALGSTELYAWLDGNDDVAFLPVEIVNAPDVIGANHDMISINGALAVDIQGQVVADTIDGEQFSGIGGAEDFVAGAGLDLLDRSLICLPSTFEKDGVLRSRIVPWFGPGAVITTPRHHVDVIVTEYGAAELEGKTVQQRGEALAAIAHPQFRDDLVAAAARAAKGRSPVV
- a CDS encoding DUF732 domain-containing protein, translated to MKRVIGAVATALATVGTALAVAPAASSDTVAYLVNVHVRPGYNFPNAEAAIGYGNSICDRVAAKMGYAELVEQVKADFRTRDYYQGAYLINQAVNELCPAQIWQLRQSAAGYTLP
- a CDS encoding cytochrome P450, encoding MTTSTDSQALLLRLLDPSNRSDPYPIYEEIRAHGPLRLPDMSLVVFSSFADCDEVLRHPASASDRSKSTVARRQLQSGDERTEPPSFLFLDPPDHTRLRRLVSKAFAPKVVNALQPDITALVDSLLAGAGSHFDVVDELAYPLPVAVICRLLGVPIEDEPQFRRASSILAQALDPVFSFTGETPESFSEMMDAGMWLRGYLRELIERRRSEPADDLISGLIEVEESGDQLSAAEIVSTCNLLLIAGHETTVNLIANAALAMLRRPDQWAALADDPHRVPAVVEETLRFDPPVQLVGRIAAADMTIGQTPVAEGDVMMLLLAAAHRDPTAFDRPAEFDPDRGSIRHLGFGKGPHFCLGAPLARLEAAIALSALTARFPDARMVGEPEYKANLTLRGMSSLSIALG
- a CDS encoding ATP-binding protein encodes the protein MGLDARPRIVDPLCFEISATAERLAQIRHRLLQWIEPLGTPDAVVADIVLAVNEACTNSVEHAYRNEDAGTIEIEASVEGGTIVVCISDHGSWRPPSSEPTTRGRGLPIMEATSDLVELMRSASGTTVRITFHTAGTAQECGSRTT